The Acidimicrobiia bacterium genome segment GGGGCCACCACACAGAGTCCCAGACCCCCCACCCATCGTCCAAGAAACCCGCCCCCGATTACCCCCATATCCTCACAACTGCGCTCGACACCACGTTCGCCTTGGGCAAACAGCGCCCACCCGGGACAGACGGTTCGCCAGAAAAGCGTCACCTGGCGCCAGACGTGCTCCTAATGCCGCTTCTAGAAGTAGTTAGAGAACTTGAACGGAACGTGTCTGAGTTCCAGCCAATCCCGGAAGGCGGTGCTGTTGTGGAACGGTCCGGTTGTGAAGCTCTCGCGGAGCAGGACGAGTAGCAGAGGCGTGTGGCGGTCGGAGGGTATGGCGGCGAGCAGGCTGCGACCGTATCTGGTCGACGTGGGGGAGTGGTGTCCTCGACCCAGTTGCTCGACGGTCATTTTTCCGATCCGCTGACCGTTCACCCACTCGAGTGCTTCAGCGAGGGTTGGGAAGGATGTCTCCAGCAATCTGGCGAACAGGCGATCGATATTGGCGACTTCGAACGTGAACCAGTATTCGTAGTCGGCTCCACTACTGCCCAACGCCTGCCCTTCGAGCGTGAGACTCCCATCCGGATCGAACATGGCCTCCAGACGTCCCGGGACCCGTTCGGAGAGATTCACCGTTCTGCTTCGCCTACTCATGCCTTCCCTCCAGACGCCTAGATGGCTTCGAGTCCGACTCCGCTTTCGCCGAGAATCTGAGCGATCCGCCCGCCGTGCTCAGACCGATGCCCGGTCACGCCTCACCGTTCAGCTCGAACCGTACCGGCATCCCGTGGTATTCGAGCAGCGATTGCAGCCGGGCTTCGGTGGCGATGGCCCCTGAGGCGAACCCTTCCCGCAGTAGCAGCAACACCAGTTTGGGATGTTCTGCATCCGGCAACTCCAAAGCCGTTTCCGGCATCGGCATCCCGTGTGTCTCGCCGTGGTACGGCCGCCGGTAGAGCGTGTAGGCGACCCGGTGGCGGTCCATCCAGTCCAATGCATCACCGAGGTCCGGCATCAGTTCCTCGATCAGAGCGGTGGCGACGACCTCCACGAATGGGCGTTCCACCGACAACCGGAACCGCACCGTCTGTTCACCCAGCAAGGCGGCCACGTCGTCGCCCGTGTTCTCCCCGGACACGACCAGGTCGCCGAACGGGTCCACACTGGCCACCAGCCGGCTACGGACCGGTCCGTCCGAATCCCGCAACGTCATGCTCTGCACCGCCGGACCCGACTGAAGCCGCCGGAAACGTCCGTCCGGCCACACCCCTGCCTCACACTCGGCACACCCCAACGGTGGGTCGTCCAACCCGATGACGCAGCCTCCCAGCGAGACGTCACCGACCTCCGAGGCCGCCCACAACTCCGGTCCCGGCAGCCCGTACACCCGCTCCACCACCCGGTCGGCCCCACAGCCCGGGCACTCCGTCACCTCGCTCCGTCCACTCATCGCAGTCCTCCACACGTCGTCGGACCGGTCAACACCTTCGGTGCCCCCGGTTGATCGATCCGATTCCCACTCACTCCTTCAAGGTAAGAGATGGGTGTGACATTTCTCGGAAGCCGACCAGCTGGCCCGGCCATCTGAGCGCGGCGCGGAACGCAATGTGACCGGGTGGGATGCCTATGCTCGACCCTGTGATGCCGGGAGATGAAGCGGTGGGGGTCGACGGCTGGAGGGGCGGCTGGGTTGCCGTCGTGCTCCGATCGGGGGCTTTCCACAGAGCCTTTGCCGCCTCCACCATGTCCGAGGTGATTGCTTCCACTCCTGATGCCATGGTGGGTGTTGATATACCCATTGGGTTTCCTACTCATGGTCGACGGTCCGCGGACGTCGCCGCACGCGAGCTGCTGGGCCGTCGAAGGTCGAGCGTGTTTCTGGTCCCGCCTCGCGCGGTTGTCGAGGCCGCCACCTACAAGGAAGCTCGAGAAACGGCCCTACGGGTATGGGACCAAGGGGTATCGGCCCAGTCCTACGCCCTCCGAGACAAGATGCTCGAAGTGAACGAACTCAAGCAGCTCGGCACGGAATTATTCGAGGTGCATCCGGAGGTGTCCTTTCGGATCATGGCCGGCAGCCCCCTGGCCCATGGCAAGAAAACCTGGAACGGTCAGCACGAGAGGCGGGCACTTCTGGAGTCAGAAGGCATCACCATCCCGGACAACCTCGAGGGTCAGGCCGGGGAGGTGCCGGCCGATGATCTCCTCGATGCTGCGGCGGTGGCCTGGACGGCACACCGCTATCTCAAGGGCATCGCAGGCTCTCTCCCAGAGGGAGGCAAACGGGGCGACGACTCGACCATCTGGTTC includes the following:
- a CDS encoding DUF429 domain-containing protein, whose protein sequence is MLDPVMPGDEAVGVDGWRGGWVAVVLRSGAFHRAFAASTMSEVIASTPDAMVGVDIPIGFPTHGRRSADVAARELLGRRRSSVFLVPPRAVVEAATYKEARETALRVWDQGVSAQSYALRDKMLEVNELKQLGTELFEVHPEVSFRIMAGSPLAHGKKTWNGQHERRALLESEGITIPDNLEGQAGEVPADDLLDAAAVAWTAHRYLKGIAGSLPEGGKRGDDSTIWF